Proteins from a single region of Leuconostoc gasicomitatum LMG 18811:
- the coaE gene encoding dephospho-CoA kinase (Dephospho-CoA kinase (CoaE) performs the final step in coenzyme A biosynthesis.), which produces MLIIGLTGGIGTGKSTVSKILRDAGFPIVDADVVAREVVEPGTHTLENIKLTFGPDIIKNGMLDRHKLGDIVFSNKAELTRLNAIMQPVINSAMADKIAFWRSQKVPVLIIDVPLLFERGYKNNDYIDKVVVVTTDSQTQINRVKARDNLDDAKAKNRINSQMPLADKIARADYVLDNNGDQAFLEKQIKNLMTELKEIAPKYGTK; this is translated from the coding sequence ATGTTAATCATTGGTTTAACAGGTGGTATTGGTACCGGCAAATCGACTGTTAGTAAAATACTGCGCGATGCAGGGTTTCCGATTGTAGATGCTGATGTGGTAGCTAGAGAAGTCGTGGAACCAGGAACGCACACGTTAGAAAATATAAAATTAACTTTTGGACCAGATATTATTAAAAATGGGATGCTGGACCGACATAAATTAGGTGATATTGTATTTAGTAACAAAGCTGAATTAACGCGATTGAACGCTATCATGCAGCCAGTAATTAATTCAGCAATGGCAGATAAAATTGCTTTTTGGCGTTCACAAAAAGTACCTGTGCTGATAATTGATGTCCCGCTCTTATTTGAGCGTGGCTATAAAAATAACGATTACATCGATAAAGTTGTAGTTGTAACCACCGATTCACAAACACAAATAAACCGTGTTAAAGCAAGAGATAATTTAGATGATGCCAAGGCTAAAAATCGTATTAATTCACAGATGCCGCTCGCAGATAAAATCGCACGCGCAGATTACGTATTAGATAATAATGGCGATCAGGCATTTTTAGAAAAACAAATCAAAAACTTGATGACAGAACTCAAGGAAATTGCTCCCAAATATGGCACAAAATAA
- a CDS encoding DUF975 family protein, producing the protein MKSTEPISIREVKREARHLYHGHFKTAIKINIAPIIFTILNVITLLMMMYAIIMSFRGLSQMPSSTAVTNDNDSALQQVFSIVESVLSDAIQLIFIWTASWTLIEWYENPKELPTFKDALQIFNRGNFLHTLLLTIVQSMLIFLWTLLFIVPGIVKLFSYSQTYFAYKIDIENGTRQGQLTDYIKVSRRVMAGRKWELFLLELSFIGWHIIGILTGGLAYIYIVPYLNATRVSYSRHLFTLAMSESVAV; encoded by the coding sequence ATGAAATCAACAGAACCAATTAGTATCCGCGAAGTGAAACGTGAGGCACGTCATTTATATCATGGTCATTTTAAAACTGCCATTAAAATTAATATTGCACCAATTATCTTCACCATTTTAAACGTCATAACACTACTCATGATGATGTATGCGATTATCATGAGTTTCAGAGGTTTATCACAAATGCCAAGTAGTACGGCTGTGACCAATGATAATGATAGTGCTTTACAACAAGTTTTTTCCATTGTCGAGAGTGTTTTAAGTGATGCAATTCAACTGATATTTATTTGGACTGCTAGTTGGACATTGATTGAATGGTATGAGAATCCAAAAGAACTACCAACGTTTAAAGATGCTCTTCAAATTTTTAATCGTGGCAATTTTTTACATACTTTGTTGTTAACAATTGTTCAGAGTATGTTGATATTCTTATGGACGCTGTTATTTATTGTTCCTGGAATTGTTAAATTATTTTCGTATTCACAAACTTATTTTGCATATAAAATTGATATTGAAAATGGCACACGACAAGGACAATTAACAGATTATATTAAGGTTAGTCGGCGAGTAATGGCTGGTCGTAAATGGGAATTATTTTTATTAGAATTAAGTTTTATAGGTTGGCACATAATAGGGATTTTGACTGGTGGACTGGCTTATATCTATATTGTTCCCTATCTTAACGCCACTCGTGTTTCTTATTCCCGTCATCTATTCACGCTGGCTATGTCGGAAAGCGTGGCTGTATAA
- the mutM gene encoding bifunctional DNA-formamidopyrimidine glycosylase/DNA-(apurinic or apyrimidinic site) lyase, with product MPELPEVETVRRGLEKLIVGGQITQVHLLYPKLINGDSQAFITGVTNASFTAIDRRGKYLLLRLSNGHTIVSHLRMEGQYSVESIETRPYKHTEIIFELLDQRRVFYNDTRRFGRMTLTNTHFEINDVPSLAKLGPEPTEKDLALDYMVDIFSRSKKPVKSFLLDQNQIAGIGNIYADEVLWQSKIHPETPTKTLTVRELSLLRENIIAEMKRAIAHHGTTVHSFSNVFGEVGQFQNELQAYGRVGQPCLRCGTTMVKIKVGQRGTTFCPACQMTHDRRIDEINRTN from the coding sequence ATGCCAGAATTACCTGAGGTTGAAACGGTTCGTCGCGGTTTAGAAAAATTAATTGTTGGTGGTCAAATTACGCAGGTTCACTTACTATATCCTAAGTTGATCAACGGCGATTCACAAGCATTTATAACGGGCGTAACAAATGCTTCATTTACAGCAATTGATCGCCGTGGCAAGTATTTGTTATTACGCTTGTCCAACGGCCATACTATTGTGTCACATTTACGGATGGAGGGACAATATTCTGTTGAATCAATTGAGACGAGGCCGTATAAACATACGGAAATCATCTTTGAATTATTAGATCAGCGTCGCGTATTTTATAATGACACGCGTCGTTTTGGTCGAATGACGCTCACAAATACGCATTTTGAGATAAATGATGTCCCATCTCTTGCTAAACTTGGACCAGAACCAACAGAAAAAGATTTGGCTTTAGACTACATGGTAGACATTTTTTCGCGATCTAAAAAACCGGTCAAGAGTTTTTTGTTAGATCAAAATCAGATTGCAGGCATTGGCAATATTTATGCTGACGAAGTGTTATGGCAAAGTAAAATTCATCCAGAAACACCGACAAAAACGTTAACAGTGCGTGAACTGTCGCTACTTCGAGAAAATATTATCGCAGAAATGAAACGTGCTATTGCGCATCATGGCACAACAGTGCATAGTTTTAGCAATGTGTTTGGGGAAGTTGGCCAGTTTCAAAATGAATTACAGGCCTATGGTCGTGTGGGACAGCCGTGTTTACGTTGTGGCACGACAATGGTAAAAATAAAGGTTGGCCAACGGGGCACAACCTTTTGCCCTGCTTGTCAAATGACTCATGATAGGAGAATCGATGAAATCAACAGAACCAATTAG